One genomic segment of Rhizorhabdus phycosphaerae includes these proteins:
- the tig gene encoding trigger factor: protein MQTVETLNEGLKRAYTLTIPANDVAQRIEAEIKSIAPQIRMPGFRPGKVPANLIKKMHGPAIEQDVLNKAVQDGVQQLLAEQKLRPAMQPSVELVDGEYEAGKDVALKVELEVLPEVPAPAIDGLKLERLTVPAAADEIDSQIERIASQQKQYQDAMEGHPAVEGDLVVMDFAGSVDGVAFEGGTGTGMSVELGSGRLIPGFEAQLEGVKKGESRSLNVTFPEDYGEKSLAGKAAVFEVTVTDVRVPGETKIDDEFAKTLGLQGIDQLRELVKGQIEQELNGLTRTHMKRKLLDQLAAGHDFPVPPSMVEAEFSQIWQQLEHEASHEEDPEAARADMEKDRDDYRAIAERRVRLGLLLSEIGQQNGVEVSAQEMQRLIQQAAFQYQPKDRERFVQYLQQDPMAAAQLRAPLYEDKVIDFLFGKAEITDREVTREELEAAIEADDDTIGKGHVHGPDCDHDHDHDHGHAEPAKKPAAKKAAPKKEKADEAAVEEPAAEAAPAPKKAPAKKAAAKAEDGEAAPAKKAPAKKKAAAAE from the coding sequence ATGCAGACTGTCGAAACGCTCAATGAGGGCCTGAAGCGCGCCTATACGCTGACGATCCCGGCCAATGATGTCGCCCAGCGCATCGAGGCCGAGATCAAGTCGATCGCGCCGCAGATCCGCATGCCCGGCTTCCGCCCCGGCAAGGTTCCCGCGAACCTGATCAAGAAGATGCATGGCCCGGCGATCGAACAGGACGTGCTCAACAAGGCGGTGCAGGACGGCGTTCAGCAGCTGCTGGCGGAACAGAAGCTGCGTCCGGCGATGCAGCCCTCGGTCGAGCTGGTCGACGGCGAATATGAGGCCGGCAAGGACGTCGCGCTGAAGGTCGAACTTGAAGTGCTCCCCGAGGTGCCCGCGCCCGCGATCGACGGCCTCAAGCTCGAGCGTCTGACCGTCCCGGCCGCCGCCGATGAGATCGACAGCCAGATCGAGCGCATCGCGTCGCAGCAGAAGCAGTATCAGGACGCGATGGAAGGCCATCCGGCGGTCGAGGGCGACCTGGTCGTCATGGACTTCGCCGGCAGCGTCGACGGCGTCGCCTTCGAAGGCGGCACCGGTACCGGCATGTCGGTCGAGCTCGGCTCGGGCCGCCTGATCCCCGGCTTCGAAGCGCAGCTGGAAGGCGTCAAGAAGGGCGAATCGCGCTCGCTGAACGTGACCTTCCCGGAAGATTATGGCGAGAAGTCGCTGGCCGGTAAGGCCGCGGTGTTCGAAGTCACCGTGACCGACGTTCGCGTTCCGGGCGAGACCAAGATCGACGACGAGTTCGCCAAGACGCTGGGCCTCCAGGGCATCGACCAGCTGCGCGAACTGGTGAAGGGCCAGATCGAGCAGGAGCTCAATGGCCTGACCCGCACCCACATGAAGCGCAAGCTGCTCGACCAGCTCGCCGCCGGCCATGACTTCCCGGTCCCGCCGTCGATGGTCGAAGCCGAGTTCTCCCAGATCTGGCAGCAGCTGGAGCATGAGGCGAGCCATGAGGAAGATCCCGAAGCCGCCCGCGCCGACATGGAGAAGGATCGCGACGATTACCGCGCGATCGCCGAGCGTCGCGTTCGTCTCGGCCTGCTCCTGTCCGAAATCGGCCAGCAGAACGGCGTCGAAGTCAGCGCGCAGGAAATGCAGCGCCTGATCCAGCAGGCCGCCTTCCAGTATCAGCCGAAGGACCGCGAGCGCTTCGTCCAGTATCTGCAGCAGGACCCGATGGCCGCCGCGCAGCTGCGTGCGCCGCTATATGAAGACAAGGTCATCGACTTCCTGTTCGGCAAGGCCGAGATCACCGACCGCGAAGTGACGCGTGAAGAGCTCGAAGCCGCGATCGAGGCCGACGACGACACGATCGGCAAGGGCCATGTCCATGGTCCGGACTGCGACCATGACCATGATCACGACCATGGCCATGCGGAGCCCGCAAAGAAGCCGGCCGCCAAGAAGGCTGCTCCGAAGAAGGAGAAGGCCGACGAAGCAGCGGTAGAGGAGCCGGCCGCCGAAGCTGCGCCCGCGCCGAAGAAGGCTCCGGCCAAGAAGGCAGCTGCCAAGGCCGAGGACGGCGAAGCCGCTCCCGCCAAGAAAGCTCCGGCCAAGAAGAAGGCCGCTGCGGCCGAGTAA